In a single window of the Cytophagia bacterium CHB2 genome:
- a CDS encoding YfcE family phosphodiesterase, whose amino-acid sequence MRLLCLSDIHGASAPFEKILRREPEPDALLIGGDFTNFGPPQEAERLLDTALLYCPQVFAVAGNCDSPEIDEMLLRRGVSLHRRGHAFNGFGFFGLSAMPPWRGDMYEFTEEELHGFLAEGHAQAQDLPRFIMLTHPPPHQTQVDRNASGKHLGSTAVRKWMDDVKPALIICGHIHEARGVDEINGTVIVNCGPVRNGCYAVVDVAEKIIVELKQV is encoded by the coding sequence ATGCGACTTTTATGCCTCTCGGATATTCATGGCGCAAGCGCGCCGTTCGAAAAGATTTTGCGACGTGAGCCGGAGCCGGACGCGCTGTTGATCGGCGGTGATTTCACCAACTTTGGCCCGCCGCAAGAAGCTGAGCGACTGTTGGATACCGCGTTGTTGTATTGCCCGCAGGTGTTTGCCGTCGCCGGCAATTGCGACAGTCCGGAGATCGACGAGATGTTGCTGCGCCGCGGCGTTTCACTGCACCGGCGCGGCCACGCTTTCAATGGCTTCGGATTCTTCGGCCTTTCGGCCATGCCGCCCTGGCGCGGAGACATGTATGAATTTACCGAAGAAGAGTTGCACGGCTTTTTGGCAGAGGGTCATGCACAAGCGCAGGACTTGCCGCGCTTCATTATGCTCACGCATCCGCCGCCGCATCAAACACAAGTTGACCGCAACGCTTCCGGCAAACATTTGGGCAGCACTGCAGTGCGCAAGTGGATGGATGATGTCAAGCCGGCTTTGATCATTTGCGGTCACATTCACGAAGCGCGCGGCGTTGATGAAATCAACGGCACGGTAATCGTCAACTGCGGCCCGGTGCGCAACGGCTGCTATGCCGTCGTGGACGTTGCCGAGAAGATCATAGTTGAGTTGAAGCAAGTTTAA
- a CDS encoding gamma-glutamyl-gamma-aminobutyrate hydrolase family protein, with the protein MSKPVIGIQMQKLPEQFYYRLSYKYTEAIYAAGGIPVMLPLIAEQDYVDHIWPLLDGLILSGCQTDLDPKRYGEAPHAKLGPVNETRDRFDWMLLERAHAEHVPVLGICRGFQTLNVYRGGTLIQDLPSQQPSEIKHSIEEPPEAFAHEVRLAPQTVLNHAAVEKTAQVNSLHHQAVKKLGKGLAPVAWAEDGVIEAFQSEDLAQHHVVGVQWHPERLWQADDFSLSIFKNFIAAVVAHKQG; encoded by the coding sequence ATGTCCAAGCCGGTGATTGGTATTCAGATGCAAAAGCTGCCGGAACAGTTTTATTACCGGCTGTCCTACAAATACACTGAAGCGATTTACGCCGCCGGCGGCATTCCTGTCATGCTGCCGTTGATTGCAGAGCAGGATTATGTCGATCACATCTGGCCGTTGCTTGACGGCCTTATTTTGTCCGGTTGCCAAACGGATCTCGATCCGAAACGCTACGGCGAAGCGCCGCATGCCAAACTCGGCCCGGTGAATGAAACGCGCGATCGTTTCGATTGGATGCTGCTCGAGCGCGCGCATGCGGAGCATGTGCCGGTGTTGGGTATCTGTCGCGGCTTTCAAACACTCAACGTCTATCGCGGCGGCACGCTGATTCAAGATTTGCCCAGCCAGCAGCCTTCCGAAATCAAGCATTCCATTGAAGAGCCGCCGGAGGCTTTTGCGCACGAGGTTCGTCTCGCGCCGCAAACGGTTTTGAATCATGCCGCCGTGGAAAAAACGGCGCAGGTCAACAGTTTGCATCATCAAGCTGTTAAAAAATTGGGGAAAGGTTTGGCGCCTGTTGCCTGGGCGGAAGATGGCGTGATTGAAGCGTTCCAAAGCGAAGATCTCGCGCAGCATCACGTGGTCGGCGTGCAATGGCATCCTGAGCGCTTATGGCAAGCTGATGATTTCTCCTTGAGTATTTTCAAAAATTTCATCGCGGCGGTCGTCGCGCACAAGCAGGGTTGA